Proteins from a genomic interval of Cardiocondyla obscurior isolate alpha-2009 linkage group LG21, Cobs3.1, whole genome shotgun sequence:
- the LOC139110542 gene encoding uncharacterized protein PF3D7_1120000-like → MSEQEKGSVESGSEERKEEKGKEKIKKKMGRPAKVEMLRRERANSLPILEAWKQGEKRKERQEEKGEIEGLEGFRKSVKVYRSPVKATGEGGEGGISKEGFEEVIKEMRSGFARIQAQMEEVREIKVQIRKEIEELKKIWKKEKIDLKKRMDKMEKRIREKKYEGSKLEIPEEIQGKVSSLEERTRMLEMALKEQVGEIIEATGVKAKIEDVNKIGGVNKGGYGMVWVKMENFKEKLEILRCKNRVQEDILWVNKEMWIWDDLKEELRKWDGTKEFEKEGNKRKKVIADRLNARIENKDEDFWKNMEKWEVIYMCETWLEEKKWKGLRSKLPKGYKWINKGAEKKNKKGRTMGGMVMGWREELEGEEELEFKDRKGMIGIKIKSGKVIRSDSKMVRHCCVPGCSSNINIPLHRFPKDVQRASTWLIAIERQNLIDLLSEKLAQLRICTEHFSEDMFLKDRARRCLKENAMPTLHIDLQNGTNNIISTSTTIVNIETCASKDVQEDPMLVPTIPEEINEVETSNIKLKVLKAEMRKCKKILHKKKLIIKKQRRKLRKKSTWNDVLKDVSGAQKTFFELISNHMKSAPRDMQYIPLDSKLESIDDEVILLVEEEDTIWDFDNNGTVEQVNQFLCLEFQSI, encoded by the exons atgaGCGAACAGGAAAAAGGAAGTGTGGAGAGTGGAagtgaggaaagaaaagaggaaaaaggaaaagagaaaataaaaaagaaaatgggaagACCTGCAAAGGTAGAGATGTTAAGAAGAGAAAGGGCCAACAGCTTGCCAATTTTGGAAGCGTGGAAGCAAggggagaaaaggaaggaaagacagGAAGAAAAAGGCGAAATAGAGGGCTTGGAAGGATTTAGGAAAAGTGTGAAAGTGTACAGATCACCGGTGAAAGCTACAGGAGAGGGAGGTGAAGGGGGAATAAGCAAGGAAGGTTTTGAAGAGGTGATAAAGGAAATGAGAAGTGGATTTGCAAGGATTCAAGCGCAGATGGAGGAAGTAAGGGAAATAAAGgtacaaataagaaaagaaatagaagaattgaagaaaatatggaaaaaagagaagatagatttaaagaaaagaatggacaagatggaaaaaagaataagggaaaaaaaatatgagggaaGTAAACTGGAAATACCAGAAGAAATACAGGGAAAAGTTTCGAgtttagaagaaagaacgagaatgttggaaatg gcgctgaaagaacaagtgggagaaataatagaagcaacaggagtaaaagcaaagatagaggATGTAAATAAGATAGGAGGAGTAAATAAAGGAGGTTATGGTATGGTGTgggtaaagatggaaaattttaaagaaaaattggaaatattaagat gtaaaaataggGTACAAGAAGATATCTTAtgggtaaataaagaaatgtggatATGGGATGACCTGAAGGAAGAACTGAGAAAATGGGATGGTACGAaagagtttgaaaaagaaggaaataaaaggaagaaggtGATAGCAGATAGACTAAATGCAA gaatagaaaacaaggatGAAGATTTTTGGAAGAACATGGAGAAATGGGAggtgatatatatgtgtgaaacttggttggaagaaaaaaaatggaaggggTTAAGAAGTAAACTGCCAAAGGGctataaatggataaataagggggcagaaaagaaaaataagaaggggAGGACAATGGGGGGAATGGTGATGGGATGGAGGGAGGAATTGGAAGGAGAGgaagaattagaatttaaagataggaaaggaatgataggaataaagataaaaagtggaaag GTTATTCGATCAGATTCAAAGATGGTGCGGCATTGTTGTGTACCAGGGTGCtcatcaaatattaatataccaTTACATAGATTTCCCAAAGACGTTCAAAGAGCGAGCACCTGGTTAATAGCAATAGAACGTCAAAACTTAATTG ATTTACTTTCAGAAAAGCTGGCTCAACTCAGGATCTGCACTGAACATTTTTCTGAAGACATGTTTCTCAAGGATAGAGCACGACGGTGCCTCAAGGAAAATGCAATGCCAACCTTGCATATAgatttgcaaaatggtactaataatattattagtaCTAGTACTACTATTGTAAATATTGAAACATGCGCTTCCAAAGATGTTCAGGAAGATCCAATGTTGGTGCCAACTATTCCAGAAGAGATCAATGAAGTGGAGACAAGTAATATTAAACTAAAAGTGCTAAAAGCCGAGATGAgaaagtgtaaaaaaatattgcacaaaaagaaattaattattaagaaacaGCGCCGTaaattgaggaaaaaaagCACTTGGAATGACGTATTGAAGGATGTATCTGGCGCACAGAAGACATTTTTTGAATTGATAAGTAATCACATGAAATCTGCACCGCGG GACATGCAATACATCCCTTTGGACTCAAAATTAGAATCAATTGATGATGAGGTTATTCTGCTGGTGGAAGAGGAAGACACAATCTGGGACTTTGATAATAATGGCACAGTAGAACAG gttaatcaatttttatgtttGGAGTTTCAAAGTATTTAA
- the LOC139110543 gene encoding uncharacterized protein, with amino-acid sequence MKVGEEVDSDHLPLIVTIKREGEKRRRCKDGIKKSTRLAWSEKERKMFREKYKEKREKENNTEENWRSFSKELEKTKKVVKKEMKKEEGEKPKERWWNEDCKKKKGEVKEEMLNWRKGEGSEENYKKKKREYKKLCEEKKLQEKVRWEKEIEKIRTEGEV; translated from the coding sequence atgaaggtgggggaagaagtggactcagaccacttacctttaatagtgacgataaaaagggagggagaaaagaggagaagatgtaaagatggtataaaaaagagcacgagactGGCTTGGagtgagaaggagaggaaaatgttcagggaaaaatataaagaaaaaagagagaaagaaaacaatacggaggaaaattggagaagttttagtaaggaactggagaaaacaaagaaagtagttaaaaaggaaatgaaaaaagaggAGGGGGAAAAACCAAAAGAGAGATGGTGGAATGAggattgtaaaaagaaaaaaggtgaagtaaaagaagaaatgttaaattggAGGAAGGGAGAAGGGAGTGAggagaattacaaaaagaagaaaagagaatataaaaagctatgtgaggagaaaaaattgcaagaaaaggtgagatgggagaaagaaatagaaaagattagaacagAGGGAGAAGTATGA